Proteins encoded in a region of the Pseudomonas viciae genome:
- the codA gene encoding cytosine deaminase — MHIINARLRNREGLHELHLENGLIANIARQTEAPSLGPEDLDAGGNLVVPPFVEPHIHLDATLTAGEPRWNMSGTLFEGIECWGERKATITEEDTKTRAKKTIQTLAAHGIQHVRTHVDVTDPELTALKAMLQVREESRHLIDMQIVAFPQEGIESYRNGRELMEEAIRMGADVVGGIPHFEYTRDQGVSSVKFLMDLAERTGCLVDVHCDETDDPHSRFLEVLAEEARSRDMGARVTASHTTAMGSYDNAYCAKLFRLLGHSGISFVSCPTESIHLQGRFDTFPKRRGVTRVNELLEAGMNVCFGQDSIVDPWYPLGNGNILRVLEAGLHICHMLGYRNLQSALDLVTDNSAKAMALGERYGLEPGRPANLLILSADSDYEVIRSQGLPLYSIRNGEVLMKRQMPVVEFAQQLG, encoded by the coding sequence ATGCACATCATCAACGCCCGCCTGCGCAACCGCGAAGGCTTGCATGAACTGCACCTGGAAAACGGCCTGATCGCCAACATCGCCCGCCAGACCGAAGCCCCAAGCCTCGGCCCGGAAGACCTCGACGCTGGCGGCAACCTGGTGGTGCCGCCCTTCGTCGAACCGCATATCCACCTGGACGCGACCCTCACCGCCGGCGAGCCGCGCTGGAACATGAGCGGCACGCTGTTCGAAGGTATCGAGTGCTGGGGCGAGCGCAAGGCGACGATCACCGAGGAAGACACCAAGACTCGCGCCAAGAAAACCATCCAGACCCTCGCCGCCCACGGCATCCAGCATGTGCGCACTCACGTCGACGTGACCGACCCCGAACTCACGGCCCTCAAGGCGATGCTGCAAGTGCGCGAGGAAAGCCGTCACCTGATCGACATGCAGATCGTCGCGTTTCCCCAGGAAGGCATCGAGTCCTACCGCAATGGCCGCGAGCTGATGGAAGAAGCGATCCGCATGGGCGCCGACGTGGTGGGCGGCATTCCACATTTCGAGTACACCCGCGATCAGGGCGTCAGCTCGGTGAAGTTCCTGATGGACCTGGCCGAACGCACCGGCTGCCTGGTGGATGTGCACTGCGACGAAACCGACGACCCGCACTCGCGTTTCCTTGAGGTGCTCGCCGAAGAAGCCCGCAGCCGCGACATGGGCGCGCGGGTCACGGCCAGCCACACCACGGCGATGGGCTCCTACGACAACGCCTACTGCGCCAAACTGTTCCGCCTGCTCGGGCATTCGGGCATCAGCTTCGTCTCTTGCCCCACCGAGAGCATTCACCTGCAAGGGCGCTTCGATACCTTCCCCAAACGCCGCGGCGTCACCCGAGTCAATGAACTGCTCGAGGCCGGGATGAACGTGTGCTTCGGCCAGGACTCCATCGTCGACCCGTGGTACCCCTTGGGTAACGGCAACATCCTGCGGGTACTCGAAGCCGGCCTGCACATCTGCCACATGCTCGGCTACCGCAACCTGCAGAGCGCCCTCGACCTGGTCACCGACAACAGCGCCAAGGCCATGGCCCTGGGCGAACGCTACGGGCTGGAACCGGGGCGCCCGGCGAACCTGCTGATCCTCTCGGCGGACAGTGATTACGAAGTGATCCGCAGCCAGGGCTTGCCGCTGTACTCGATTCGTAACGGTGAAGTACTGATGAAACGGCAGATGCCGGTGGTGGAGTTTGCGCAGCAGTTGGGCTGA
- a CDS encoding diaminopimelate epimerase, which produces MTQFYDARGNIYGVVSPQQVRDQGIDLPSSAALAARRREAWAMAAVQAFCSWPPGEAPPDAKAHRSDGLLIGPFQNEPPFDVLIVNTDGTLAERSGNGLTIFSQALKEQGLMSSEGDCLLQVHHDKHQGLSPLHTSVRSAEFEGVQGFWLDLGRPLFGPQTVAAQSVERVVFNQREVSRVTVLHGLNPAWGNSQFVNIGNPHCVTLVDGAEALPSNAQMRASPLSQSLTRIAYAAPAGAGVPCPAGVNLQWAWREAEGRIVARVFERGEGPTASSGTSASAVASAAWRVGWVQAGPVSVVMPGGIAPILLEEQAGELMRVRLFGTAKSVP; this is translated from the coding sequence ATGACGCAGTTTTATGATGCACGCGGCAATATTTATGGCGTCGTTTCACCGCAACAGGTGCGTGACCAGGGCATTGACCTGCCGTCGTCAGCCGCCCTGGCTGCACGGCGGCGCGAGGCCTGGGCCATGGCTGCGGTGCAGGCGTTCTGCAGTTGGCCGCCGGGCGAAGCACCGCCGGATGCCAAGGCCCATCGCAGCGACGGTCTGTTGATCGGCCCGTTCCAGAACGAACCGCCCTTTGACGTTTTGATCGTCAACACCGACGGCACCCTGGCCGAGCGCAGCGGCAACGGCCTGACCATTTTCTCCCAGGCGCTGAAAGAGCAAGGCTTGATGTCGAGCGAGGGGGATTGCTTGTTGCAGGTGCACCACGACAAACACCAGGGCTTGTCGCCGCTGCACACGTCGGTGCGGTCAGCTGAGTTCGAGGGTGTGCAGGGCTTCTGGCTGGACTTGGGAAGACCCCTATTTGGACCTCAGACCGTCGCTGCCCAAAGCGTGGAGCGCGTGGTGTTCAATCAGCGTGAGGTCAGTCGGGTGACGGTGCTCCATGGGTTGAACCCGGCATGGGGCAACAGTCAATTCGTGAACATTGGCAATCCGCATTGCGTGACTCTGGTGGATGGGGCCGAGGCGCTGCCGAGCAACGCACAAATGCGTGCCTCGCCGTTGTCGCAAAGCCTGACCCGCATCGCTTATGCGGCGCCCGCTGGCGCAGGGGTTCCGTGCCCGGCGGGGGTGAATCTGCAATGGGCCTGGCGCGAAGCCGAAGGGCGGATCGTTGCCCGGGTGTTTGAACGGGGCGAAGGTCCCACCGCGTCCTCGGGCACCAGCGCCAGTGCGGTGGCCAGTGCTGCGTGGCGGGTGGGTTGGGTGCAGGCGGGGCCGGTGAGTGTGGTGATGCCGGGGGGGATTGCGCCGATTTTGTTGGAGGAGCAGGCCGGCGAGCTGATGCGGGTCAGGTTGTTTGGTACGGCTAAGTCCGTGCCTTAG